Proteins encoded within one genomic window of Synechococcus sp. PCC 7335:
- the murQ gene encoding N-acetylmuramic acid 6-phosphate etherase, with product MSDTKDRGHLLTEQNNPDSSNLDQLSTLEMVDVFNREDQKTVDAIAHARTHLAQAINLAAASMREGGRLFYVGAGTSGRLGVLDAAECPPTFCTPPELVQGIIAGGAAALLRSSEALEDEEESGAKALIDHRVTKRDVVVGITAGGTTPYVQGALKAARQCGASTIFMACVPAEQVSIEADVDIRLIVGPEVLAGSTRLKAGTVTKLALNILSTGVMVKLGKVYGNRMVDVAVTNSKLRDRAIRILCDLTELDRDQASNLLDRSDLQVKVALVMHLASVEKEKATAVLAAADGDLRTALEQAGN from the coding sequence ATGAGTGATACGAAAGACCGTGGGCATTTGCTGACAGAGCAAAACAATCCCGATAGCAGCAATTTGGATCAGCTCTCCACGCTCGAAATGGTGGACGTATTCAACAGAGAAGACCAAAAGACTGTAGATGCGATCGCTCATGCTAGGACTCATCTTGCCCAGGCGATTAACCTTGCAGCCGCATCTATGAGAGAAGGGGGCAGACTTTTCTATGTGGGTGCAGGCACTAGTGGCAGACTAGGGGTCCTCGATGCGGCAGAATGTCCCCCTACCTTTTGCACGCCGCCTGAGCTGGTACAAGGTATCATTGCAGGCGGCGCAGCGGCACTACTGCGTAGCTCTGAAGCGCTAGAGGACGAGGAGGAGTCGGGCGCGAAAGCTTTGATTGATCACCGGGTAACTAAGCGCGATGTGGTGGTTGGAATTACAGCAGGCGGAACCACCCCCTACGTACAAGGAGCGCTGAAAGCGGCTAGGCAGTGCGGAGCAAGTACAATTTTTATGGCTTGCGTTCCAGCAGAGCAAGTGTCGATAGAGGCAGATGTAGATATTCGCCTGATTGTAGGGCCGGAGGTGCTCGCTGGTTCAACCAGGCTGAAAGCGGGAACAGTCACTAAGCTAGCGCTCAATATCCTATCGACTGGGGTAATGGTAAAACTGGGGAAAGTCTACGGTAATCGCATGGTAGATGTGGCGGTGACCAATAGTAAGTTGCGCGATCGCGCTATTCGCATACTCTGTGATTTGACTGAGCTGGATCGCGATCAGGCAAGCAATCTGTTAGACCGAAGCGATCTTCAGGTGAAAGTGGCACTGGTGATGCACTTAGCAAGTGTGGAGAAGGAGAAGGCAACGGCAGTGCTAGCAGCAGCAGATGGTGATTTGCGAACAGCCTTGGAGCAGGCTGGCAACTAA
- the murD gene encoding UDP-N-acetylmuramoyl-L-alanine--D-glutamate ligase — protein sequence MKTAHVIGLGRSGIAAARVLARQGYVVTLSDRGAAQRHQSDARRLKDEGITVKLNYAFDPQVAKDSGLDLLVVSPGVPWDAPALVTARKLGIETLGEMELAWRALRDRPWVGITGTNGKTTTTALVAAIFKAAGLNAPACGNIGYAACELALTESPDWVIAELSSYQIEASASLAPTIGIWTTFTPDHLSRHKTVENYYSIKASLLARSQSVIINGDDLTLQRKAQEHSSSRHHWTCIEGKDALAPIVVDTYIEDGWVIHKGEQIVETKALRMVGTHNQQNLLLAVAAARLAGIDRRAIALGVASFPGVSHRLEHICTWRGIDFINDSKATNYDAAEVGLRSVAEPIILIAGGAQKDGDDTIWIDRIKEKAVAVLLVGDAAGPFAKRLEEADYHNYEIVQTIDRAVARSTELSTELNKQPIKTVLLSPACASFDQYLNFEVRGDDFRQICTKYLGEL from the coding sequence ATGAAAACCGCTCACGTTATTGGTCTTGGCCGTTCTGGAATTGCCGCCGCTCGGGTTCTTGCTCGTCAAGGCTATGTGGTAACGCTAAGTGATCGCGGCGCAGCTCAACGGCATCAATCCGATGCTCGGCGGCTAAAAGATGAGGGCATCACCGTCAAACTCAACTACGCTTTTGATCCTCAAGTTGCTAAAGACAGCGGGCTCGATCTCTTAGTCGTCAGCCCTGGCGTACCCTGGGATGCACCCGCTTTAGTGACGGCTCGCAAGCTAGGGATTGAAACCCTTGGTGAAATGGAGCTTGCCTGGAGAGCCTTGCGCGACCGGCCTTGGGTCGGCATTACTGGCACAAATGGCAAAACCACAACGACGGCCCTAGTAGCCGCTATTTTCAAGGCCGCCGGGTTAAATGCGCCCGCCTGCGGCAATATTGGCTATGCGGCCTGCGAGCTAGCGTTAACAGAGTCCCCCGACTGGGTGATTGCTGAACTTAGCAGCTATCAGATTGAGGCATCAGCTTCCCTGGCACCGACGATTGGCATTTGGACAACTTTCACACCCGATCACCTCAGTCGTCATAAGACCGTTGAGAATTACTACAGCATCAAGGCGTCACTCCTAGCGCGATCGCAATCGGTGATTATCAACGGTGACGATCTAACGCTACAGCGCAAAGCTCAAGAACATTCCTCCTCTCGGCATCACTGGACCTGCATCGAGGGTAAAGATGCGCTAGCGCCGATTGTAGTTGACACCTATATAGAAGATGGCTGGGTGATCCATAAAGGCGAGCAGATCGTAGAGACCAAAGCGCTACGGATGGTTGGTACCCACAACCAGCAGAATTTACTATTAGCCGTAGCCGCAGCCAGACTAGCGGGGATCGATCGAAGGGCGATCGCCTTAGGCGTTGCCAGCTTTCCGGGTGTCTCCCATCGTCTAGAGCACATCTGCACCTGGCGAGGGATAGATTTCATCAACGACAGCAAAGCCACCAACTACGACGCGGCCGAAGTTGGTCTCAGATCTGTTGCAGAGCCGATCATATTAATCGCCGGCGGCGCTCAAAAAGACGGTGACGATACCATATGGATTGATCGCATCAAAGAAAAAGCAGTGGCCGTTCTGCTAGTAGGTGACGCGGCTGGGCCCTTTGCCAAAAGACTTGAAGAGGCTGACTATCACAACTACGAGATTGTTCAAACGATTGATCGCGCCGTCGCTCGCAGTACTGAACTGAGTACCGAATTAAACAAACAGCCTATTAAAACCGTTCTCCTCTCTCCTGCCTGTGCCAGCTTTGATCAATATCTCAACTTTGAAGTTCGCGGTGATGACTTTCGCCAGATCTGTACCAAGTACCTCGGAGAACTTTGA
- the glyS gene encoding glycine--tRNA ligase subunit beta, with amino-acid sequence MATFLLEVGTEELPASFVSEAIAQWKSKIPTDLSQQFIESGQIEFYATPRRLAVLIHELPERQPTREEEAKGPPAKAAYKGGKPTKAATGFAASKGVSVDQLEVRNTDKGEFVFVRQTIPGRQTAELLQAMVPEWVLGLEGSRFMRWGDGDLRFPRPIRSLVTLLDTQLIPVSLENGSEVCQSDRTTTGHRVLHPEKVSLDNAQDYVSALKSAYVTVDPLERKTIILDQVAEVASSVDGHAVINEDLLAEVVDLVEWPTAIIGKFDEEFLALPSKVTITEMESHQRYFPVRPSTDTDQLLPYFITVSNGDPAKSALITQGNERVIRARLADGKFFFDADQKQPFADYLPQLETVTFEAQLGSVREKVSRIEKVTSLLSDQLGLSPKQKQQAIRAAQLCKADLVTQMVGEFPELQGYIGQKYAANSGEPAAVADAIYEHYLPRGAGDSLPQTLIGQVVGIADRLDTLVSIFSIGKLPKGSSDPFALRRAANAVITIVWDADLPLKLYPVLTQVVEDFAASREGVDPDALMALLIDFFDQRIRTLLQDNLEIDYDLVNAIFGQDKHYQLRSLTDLLDVRDRATFLQSIRNDARLAVLYETVNRAAKLAVKGELDTDILDPEGIVDPTLFEQPSEQAFYDSLQTLLPQTQAAQAERDYSKLITGLEQAAPTVANFFDGDTSVMVMAEETAVRQNRLNLLGLLRNHARVLADFGEIVKS; translated from the coding sequence ATGGCAACTTTTCTATTAGAAGTCGGTACCGAAGAACTCCCGGCCAGTTTTGTCAGCGAGGCGATCGCCCAATGGAAAAGTAAAATTCCAACTGATTTAAGCCAGCAGTTTATCGAGAGCGGGCAGATTGAATTCTACGCTACCCCCCGCCGTCTGGCCGTATTAATCCACGAATTGCCCGAGCGCCAGCCTACCCGCGAAGAAGAAGCCAAAGGTCCACCCGCTAAAGCTGCCTATAAAGGCGGTAAGCCAACCAAAGCCGCAACGGGATTTGCCGCTTCTAAAGGGGTAAGTGTTGACCAGCTAGAAGTGCGCAATACGGATAAAGGCGAGTTTGTATTTGTGCGGCAAACGATCCCTGGTCGCCAGACAGCTGAACTCCTCCAAGCCATGGTGCCAGAGTGGGTGCTAGGGCTAGAGGGCAGTCGGTTTATGCGATGGGGAGACGGCGACCTACGCTTCCCGCGTCCGATTCGTTCGCTCGTAACGCTATTAGATACCCAGCTGATACCCGTGAGCTTAGAAAATGGATCTGAGGTATGTCAGAGCGATCGCACCACCACTGGCCACCGTGTCCTCCACCCAGAAAAAGTCAGCCTAGACAACGCCCAAGACTATGTCAGTGCGCTCAAAAGTGCTTATGTCACGGTTGATCCCCTCGAACGAAAGACCATTATTCTCGATCAAGTAGCCGAAGTTGCTAGCAGTGTCGATGGTCATGCAGTGATTAACGAAGACCTATTAGCCGAAGTGGTCGATTTAGTCGAATGGCCAACTGCCATCATTGGTAAATTTGACGAGGAATTCCTAGCGCTGCCCTCCAAAGTCACGATCACTGAGATGGAGAGTCATCAGCGCTATTTTCCTGTCCGGCCTTCCACCGATACTGATCAACTGTTGCCTTATTTCATTACGGTGTCTAATGGCGATCCGGCCAAATCTGCTCTGATTACTCAAGGTAACGAGCGGGTGATTCGCGCCCGTCTGGCTGATGGTAAATTTTTCTTCGACGCTGACCAAAAGCAGCCCTTTGCTGACTACCTACCCCAGCTTGAAACCGTCACGTTTGAAGCTCAGCTAGGGTCCGTTCGTGAAAAAGTCAGCCGTATTGAAAAAGTCACTAGCTTGCTGAGCGACCAGCTTGGCCTCAGCCCAAAGCAAAAGCAGCAGGCTATTCGCGCCGCCCAGCTTTGCAAGGCTGATTTAGTGACTCAGATGGTGGGCGAATTTCCCGAATTACAGGGCTACATCGGTCAAAAGTACGCGGCTAATAGCGGTGAGCCCGCAGCCGTCGCTGATGCCATCTACGAACACTATCTACCTAGGGGCGCAGGAGATAGTCTGCCCCAAACGTTGATTGGTCAAGTCGTCGGTATTGCCGATCGTCTCGATACGCTCGTGAGCATTTTTAGTATTGGAAAATTGCCAAAAGGCTCTAGCGATCCCTTTGCGCTGCGGCGAGCAGCGAATGCTGTAATTACCATTGTTTGGGATGCAGACCTGCCACTGAAGCTATATCCCGTTTTGACTCAGGTTGTAGAAGACTTTGCCGCGTCTCGAGAAGGCGTAGATCCAGACGCGCTCATGGCCCTGTTGATAGATTTCTTTGACCAGCGAATACGAACGCTGCTACAAGACAATCTAGAGATTGATTACGATCTGGTGAATGCGATCTTTGGTCAAGATAAACACTATCAGCTGCGATCGCTGACCGATTTGCTAGATGTACGCGATCGCGCTACCTTCCTTCAATCCATTCGCAACGACGCGCGTTTAGCCGTCCTCTACGAAACTGTCAACCGCGCTGCCAAACTAGCCGTCAAAGGCGAGTTGGATACCGACATCCTCGACCCAGAAGGAATAGTAGATCCCACCCTTTTCGAGCAGCCTTCTGAGCAGGCCTTCTATGACAGTTTACAAACCCTTTTACCACAGACTCAGGCAGCTCAAGCCGAGCGTGATTACAGCAAACTCATCACTGGACTAGAGCAGGCAGCGCCTACGGTAGCAAATTTCTTCGATGGCGACACCAGCGTCATGGTGATGGCTGAAGAGACGGCGGTTCGTCAGAATCGACTTAACCTGCTAGGTCTTTTGCGTAACCATGCCAGGGTGCTAGCGGACTTTGGAGAAATTGTCAAAAGCTAA
- a CDS encoding DUF3110 domain-containing protein, with the protein MSVRARWKAFLLLQKVGRLWLTFAGALRYAHSTATKTMRLVNRYTDQCENVSIFLTISAMSVYVVLFNARTENEGIHSLEMEGRQLVLMFEVEDDATRFAVMLEAQDFPSASVEAFESEEIEEFCESAGYEAVLVEDGTLLMPPEKMVEETTWNPDADPDKIARAKLEETAKGSFQDTSSNEMDRIRAQLEKLL; encoded by the coding sequence ATGAGCGTGCGGGCAAGGTGGAAAGCGTTTTTATTATTGCAGAAGGTTGGCAGGTTATGGCTAACGTTTGCGGGTGCTCTACGCTATGCTCATTCCACTGCAACTAAGACGATGAGGCTAGTTAATCGTTACACTGACCAATGTGAAAACGTCTCAATCTTTTTAACTATCAGCGCTATGTCTGTCTATGTCGTTCTGTTTAATGCGCGTACCGAAAATGAAGGAATCCATTCCTTAGAAATGGAAGGACGCCAGCTAGTACTGATGTTTGAAGTAGAAGATGACGCCACTCGCTTCGCGGTCATGCTAGAAGCACAAGACTTTCCGTCGGCCTCGGTTGAGGCCTTTGAGTCAGAGGAGATTGAAGAGTTCTGTGAAAGCGCAGGCTATGAGGCGGTGCTTGTAGAAGATGGCACGCTGCTAATGCCCCCCGAAAAAATGGTCGAAGAAACAACCTGGAATCCAGACGCGGATCCCGATAAGATTGCCCGTGCCAAGCTAGAAGAAACCGCAAAGGGGAGCTTTCAAGATACTTCATCGAATGAAATGGACCGAATTCGAGCTCAGCTAGAAAAACTGCTATAG
- a CDS encoding DUF2231 domain-containing protein: protein MFENLLPPLNNHNLPYPDTIHPIVVHFVIAMVLFAVVCDGIGYFTKNPRLHEAGWWNMVFATISIFIAIVFGQVEAGLSMPYAAAAGDLNLHTLLGWSLSGILAAITGWRYIIRLNSPGKLPAAYIGMNAVLTVIVLYQVYLGDKLVWVYGLHTEAVVEAARAGLVK, encoded by the coding sequence GTGTTCGAAAATTTACTTCCTCCGCTAAATAACCATAACTTGCCCTACCCCGATACGATTCATCCGATTGTGGTGCATTTTGTGATCGCAATGGTGCTATTTGCCGTCGTCTGCGATGGAATCGGCTATTTCACCAAGAATCCTCGGCTGCATGAAGCAGGTTGGTGGAATATGGTCTTTGCCACTATCTCTATATTCATTGCCATCGTGTTTGGGCAAGTAGAAGCAGGGTTATCTATGCCTTATGCCGCAGCCGCTGGGGATCTGAATTTGCATACGCTACTCGGCTGGTCACTCTCCGGCATTTTGGCGGCCATCACGGGTTGGCGTTACATCATTCGGTTAAACTCACCTGGAAAACTGCCGGCAGCCTACATCGGCATGAACGCAGTGCTAACAGTGATTGTGCTCTACCAGGTTTACTTGGGTGACAAGCTGGTATGGGTCTATGGTCTGCATACCGAGGCAGTCGTAGAAGCAGCGCGAGCAGGGCTAGTAAAGTAA
- a CDS encoding glucosidase, with product MTPKIMTPEKERLQESRNRTAYWTRWGPYVSERQWGTVREDYSADGSAWDYFTHEQSLSRAYRWGEDGIAGICDNHQRLCFAMAFWNEQDPILKEKMFGLTSTQGNHGEDVKEYYFYLDNTPTHSYMKYLYKYPQAAYPYQELVEENQRRGYDDPEYELLDTGIFEGDRYFDIFVEYAKCDAEDILIKVTAYNRGEAEKPLHLLPTLWFRNTWSWAEDEPKPQLKVYSNKSSLEGDYSIVEASHATLGQRWLYCEAQPERLFTDNETNLQHLYQQPNTSPYVKDGINNYIVEGNKAAVNPDEIGTKFSAHYRLTIPSNESRSIMLRLSNSNTLADPFGAAAQIIAQRKQEADEFYQSFAPPNISDDERNIQRQAFAGLLWTKQFYYYVIEDWLKGDPTQLKPPAGRKKIRNSEWTHLFNDDIISMPDKWEYPWYASWDLAFHLVPLAVIDPEYAKFQLSRLTREWYMHPNGQIPAYEWDFNDVTPPVQAWGAWQIYQIEQKYWNRQDKDFLERIFQKLLLNFTWWVNREDAEGKNVFQGGFLGMDNIGVFDRSKGLPVEGSLEQADATSWMGMYCLGMLTIALELAVDRSPYEDTASKFFEHFLYIADAMNQVGGVSLWDEEDGFFYDAISFADGTRQLMKVRSLVGLIPLLGVVPITPETLEKLPGFERRLQWFIDNRSDLKKNVACMETAGVGAKRLLALCYATSHTDGGKNKLRRLLEYMLDEDEFLGPYGIRSVSKFHQEQPFTLHANDEEHCVRYQPAESNSGLFGGNSNWRGPIWFPINYLLLEALNNFYDYLGDDFRIEFPTGSKEEKNLKEVSILLGKRMVKTFLKNEANQRPVYGGIEKFQSDPHWRDYILFYEYFNGDDGAGLGASHQTGWTGLVAYMIQLAAEMGMNDYS from the coding sequence ATGACTCCTAAGATTATGACTCCTGAGAAAGAGAGATTGCAAGAGAGCCGTAATCGTACTGCCTACTGGACACGTTGGGGGCCATATGTGAGTGAGCGTCAGTGGGGCACCGTACGCGAAGACTACAGCGCCGACGGCTCCGCCTGGGACTATTTCACTCACGAACAATCGCTAAGCCGTGCCTATCGCTGGGGAGAAGATGGAATTGCTGGCATTTGTGACAATCACCAGCGGCTCTGCTTTGCAATGGCTTTTTGGAATGAGCAAGACCCCATTCTCAAAGAGAAAATGTTTGGCCTAACCAGTACGCAGGGCAACCATGGAGAAGACGTCAAAGAGTATTACTTTTATCTAGATAATACGCCGACTCACTCGTACATGAAGTATCTGTATAAGTATCCTCAGGCGGCGTATCCCTACCAAGAGCTAGTAGAAGAAAATCAACGGCGGGGATACGACGATCCTGAATACGAACTGTTGGATACCGGAATCTTTGAAGGCGATCGCTATTTCGATATCTTTGTTGAATATGCAAAATGTGACGCGGAAGACATTCTGATAAAAGTCACCGCCTACAACCGGGGCGAAGCAGAAAAACCGTTACACCTATTACCTACCCTTTGGTTTCGCAATACTTGGTCGTGGGCAGAAGATGAGCCCAAGCCTCAGCTCAAAGTCTACTCCAACAAAAGCTCACTCGAAGGGGATTACAGTATCGTTGAAGCGAGCCATGCCACACTAGGCCAAAGGTGGCTTTATTGCGAAGCTCAGCCTGAGCGACTGTTCACAGACAACGAAACGAACCTTCAGCACCTATACCAGCAGCCAAATACATCTCCCTATGTGAAAGATGGCATTAATAACTATATTGTTGAAGGCAACAAAGCAGCGGTAAATCCAGATGAAATCGGTACAAAATTCTCTGCTCACTACCGGCTGACGATTCCGTCAAATGAGAGTCGTAGTATCATGCTTAGACTTTCTAACTCGAATACTTTGGCAGATCCTTTTGGAGCAGCAGCCCAGATCATCGCGCAGCGAAAGCAAGAAGCAGACGAATTCTATCAAAGCTTTGCACCACCCAATATATCTGACGATGAACGCAACATACAGCGACAAGCGTTTGCTGGTTTGCTGTGGACAAAACAGTTTTATTACTACGTGATTGAAGACTGGTTGAAAGGCGATCCTACGCAGCTAAAGCCACCTGCCGGGCGAAAAAAGATCAGAAACAGTGAATGGACGCACCTGTTCAACGACGATATTATCTCTATGCCAGATAAGTGGGAATATCCCTGGTATGCTTCTTGGGATCTAGCTTTTCATCTGGTTCCACTCGCAGTCATCGACCCAGAATATGCCAAGTTTCAGCTTTCTCGGCTGACTAGAGAGTGGTATATGCATCCCAATGGACAGATCCCGGCCTACGAATGGGACTTCAACGATGTCACGCCGCCAGTGCAGGCGTGGGGTGCATGGCAGATTTATCAAATAGAGCAAAAATACTGGAATCGTCAAGATAAAGACTTTCTAGAAAGGATCTTTCAAAAGCTACTGTTGAACTTTACCTGGTGGGTAAATCGAGAAGATGCTGAAGGAAAGAACGTTTTCCAAGGGGGTTTCTTGGGAATGGACAATATCGGTGTCTTTGATCGCTCAAAAGGACTACCAGTTGAAGGGTCTTTAGAACAGGCAGATGCAACCTCATGGATGGGCATGTACTGCCTAGGAATGCTGACTATCGCACTCGAACTAGCAGTCGATAGATCGCCCTACGAAGATACTGCTAGCAAATTCTTTGAACATTTTTTGTATATTGCCGATGCGATGAATCAAGTTGGTGGAGTTTCTTTATGGGATGAAGAAGACGGTTTCTTCTATGACGCAATCAGCTTTGCAGACGGCACTCGTCAATTGATGAAAGTGCGATCGCTTGTCGGCCTAATCCCACTGCTTGGGGTTGTCCCTATCACACCTGAGACATTGGAGAAGCTACCTGGCTTTGAAAGAAGATTGCAGTGGTTTATTGATAATCGCTCAGACCTAAAAAAGAACGTTGCCTGTATGGAGACTGCAGGTGTGGGTGCGAAAAGGTTATTGGCACTTTGCTATGCAACTTCTCATACAGATGGTGGAAAAAACAAACTACGACGCCTCTTAGAGTACATGCTCGATGAAGATGAATTTCTAGGACCTTATGGCATTCGCTCTGTGTCCAAGTTTCATCAAGAGCAACCATTCACTCTTCATGCAAACGACGAAGAGCACTGCGTACGCTATCAACCAGCCGAGTCTAACTCTGGATTATTTGGTGGAAATTCCAACTGGCGAGGACCGATTTGGTTTCCTATCAACTATCTTCTACTAGAAGCGCTAAATAACTTCTATGACTACCTAGGAGATGACTTTAGAATCGAGTTTCCAACAGGCTCTAAAGAAGAAAAAAATCTAAAGGAAGTTTCGATCTTATTAGGCAAGCGCATGGTTAAAACCTTCTTGAAGAACGAAGCAAACCAGCGTCCTGTCTATGGAGGAATAGAAAAATTTCAAAGCGATCCACACTGGCGCGACTATATCTTGTTCTACGAGTATTTCAATGGAGATGATGGTGCAGGTTTAGGCGCTTCTCACCAAACAGGATGGACGGGTCTAGTAGCGTACATGATTCAGCTTGCCGCAGAAATGGGTATGAACGACTATTCCTAG